The nucleotide sequence GCTCTTCGTCACCTGGCAGAAAGGGGCCGTCCTCCGGACGTTGCTCCGGCGCGCGCCCGCGCTCATCGACACGTTCGCGGGCGCGCGGACCGCTGCGCCGGCGAACGCCGCGGAGGGGCCGCGCGTGCGGGTCGACGCCACGAGCGGCAGGGTGCGGGTCGTGCGCGCGGGCCCCGGGGCCACCGAGAGAGACGATGACGAGTACGCCGACACGAACGTCGCGACGACGAACGACGCGCCGAAGAAGAGGCGCCGCGTTCGCTAGCTCAGCTATTGGAGCGCCTCGCGCTCGGCCGCCGCGCGCGCCCCGCGTCAGTCGCAGTAGTGGAAGCCCTTCAGGATCGTGGAGGCCTCGCACTTCTGCCCGGTCCGGCAGCTGGTCGCGGGCGACGCCGGATCGCAGAAGACCACGTCGTTCCCCGTGCAGCTGCTCCTGCAGGTGAGCGCGTTGTAGTACGTGCCGCTCACGGCCTTGTCGCCGCAGCAGAGGCGCGCCGAGGTGGGGCAGTCCTCCGAGCTGTCGCAGTGGATGTCGGTCGACGGGTTGGGGCAGGTCGCCGCCGTGCCCGCTCGGCACTCGAAGCGGTAGTTCGGGATCACGTACACGGCGCAGCAGGTCTGGGTGAGCCCACAGGACAGGCCGGGGCCGCACGTGATGCCAGGGCCCCCGCCCGCGTCGGTGCTCGCGTCGGGGCCCGCGTCGGGGGTGCCAGAGTCGACGCGCGCGTCGGGGCGCCCCGCGTCTACCGGCGGCGGCGGCGGCGGCGGCGGCGGCGGATCGGTGGGCTGAGTCGTGGAGGTGGGCGTGACGGTGCCGGTCGGCGCGGGGGGCACGGTGCCGGTGGTGGTCCCGGTCGGGGTCGACGTCGGCGTGGCGCTGGGATCTCCGCCGGGCCCCGAGAACAGGTCGGTGGCGACAGCGCCGCCGCAAGCCCCGAGGGCGAGAGCGACGAAGGAAAGCGCGACGGCGGAGGCGGCAGCTCGGGGACCCATGGTTCTGACGACTCTGTCACGAACCACCAATTGGGCAAGAGGTCTTCGGCCGCGCACGGACAGTGTCGTTGCCGAACGGGCGTCGTTGCACTACACCCCCGCACCCCATGCCCTCGGACCCGAACCTGAGAGTGAGCCCCGAAGGGGCGAACGGCGAGGTGGCGCCATGAACACCGCGAACGCCGCGCCTCCCGCCGCGGGGCCGTCGATCGACGCGGCGATGGACGCGCTCGAGCAGGCCGCCGACGCCGCCGAGCGTGGCGTCCGCGCGGGCACGTTGCTGCTCGTATCGCCCGACGATCTGCGCGAGGCCGCGAAGCTCGACCGGGTGGCCGTGCGAGCCCGGCTCGACCGCGTCGTGATGGGCGCCGACCCTGAGCTCGGCCTCGACACCCTCCTCGAGAACGGCGCCCTCGGCGCCATCTTCCCGGAGGTGCACGCGCTGGTCGGCTTCGGCGACGGCGAGTGGCGCCACAAGGACGTGTGGAAGCACACGAAGCAGGTGGTGCGCCAGGCCGTGCCGCGCCTCGAGGTGCGCTGGGCCTCCCTGTTCCACGACATCGGCAAGGTGAAGACCCGCAGCATCAGCCCGGAGGGAAAGGTGCACTTTCTGGGGCACGCGGAGGTGGGCGCGCGCATGTTCGACAAGGCCGAGCGGCGGCTCGCGCTCTTCACGCCCGAGCAGGCGCTCCGCGACACCGTGCGCTGGCTCGTGCTCCACCACCTCCGCGCCAACCAATACGATCCCGAGTGGACCGACAGCGCCGTGCGCCGCTTCGCGCGGGAGCTCGGGGTGCACCTCGAAGACCTGCTGTGCCTCGCGCGGGCCGACATCACGACGAAGCGCCCCGAGAAGAAGCGCAAGGGCCTCAGCCAGATCGAGGAGCTCGCGGCGCGCATCACGCGGCTCGCGGCCGAAGACGCCGTGCAGCCGCCTCTGCCCAAGGGCGTGGGAGATTTCGTCATGAAGGCCTTCGGGCTGCCCCCGTCGCGGGTCATCGGAGACATCAAGCGCGCCCTCGAGAAGGCGATCGAGAGCGGGGAGCTCGAGCCGCACCTCCCGAGCGAGGACTATGTGGCCTTCGTCGCCAAGGAGCCAGCGCGCTTCGGCCTCGACCCCGCGGCGAAGCGGCGCGACGCGGCTGAATGAGCTAACCTCGACGGCATGAGAACCCGCGCCCTCGCCGCCCTCGCCGCGACGCTCCTGGCGACCGTCACCGCCACCGTGTCGGTCGGCTGCGGCTCCGAGCCCATCCCGGAGACAACCGCACCGACCGTTGGGCCGAGCGACGCCGCGAGCGCACCCGACACCGCGACCGGCGACGCCGCCCCTCCGCCCGACGCCGCGACGCCCCGCGACTCGAGCGCGCCCGACGCCGCTCCCCCCGTCGACGCCGCTCCCCCCGTCGACGCCGCTCCCCCCGTCGACGCCGCTCCCCCCGTCGACGCCGCTCCCCCCGACGCGGGCGCGGTGACAGCGTCGGTCAAAATTACGAATTTGTTCATGAATTGCATGCCAATCGTCCCGAAGGATCCCATCTCGCTGTCGGGCTCGATCGACGTGACGAACAGCACCCCTGGCACCGTCGGCCCCATCGCGGGCAGCCGCGGCGAGATTCGAAGCGCCGCCGGCGCGCTGCTCACCACGTTCGACTTCACCGCGGCGGTCTCGATCGGCCCGCTCACAGCGGGGCAGACAGGGACGGGCGCCTTCGTGAAGCGCCCCACCTCGGCGGTGCCCGCGGCGCAATGCGCGACGTTGCCATGCAACTCGGACGTCACGGTGAGCGTGGCGCTCACGGGCGCGGGCCTGCCGGCCACCACGGCGCGCTCTACGCCCGTGCGGGTCAACTGCGCGTTCTAACCTCGGCCCGCCTCGCTCGCCTCGCTCGCCTCCGTTCTGCTCGCGCATGGCTCGACCGTTCCGGTGCTCACCTGCTTGGGCTCGCGCATGGCTCCACCGCTCCGATGCTCCGATGCTCCGGCGAAGCAACCCGCCGAGGCGTGCTATGAAAATCACCGATCCAGGGGACTAGCCCTCGACGGCCACGAGCAGGGTAGAGACCAATCCACTCCGTCCCGACTCGCCAGGGCAGAGCCCGGAAACGATGCGGACGCCACGCACCTGACCCTCGACTCGCGACGCGAGCTGCAAATCCGCGCGAACGGTCATCGGCAACATCGTCACGTCCGTGGTGTCGCGATCGTAGTGCCAAGTGCGCGCGTAGACGACGCCGGTGGTCAGATCCCGCACGAGCGGGTCGAACGGCTGCGGCGCGCCGTTCAGCGCAAAGGTGGACACCTCCACCCGATGCCCGGCAGGAATCGGGAGCGCCCCTCGAACGTGAAACACCTCGTCGCGGCTCATGACAGAGCCTCGCACGCGGACCCGACCGATGCCAAGCGTGGCACCCTCTGGAGACGGACGACGAGGCTTTCCTTTCGGCGGCGGTCGGCGCAAGTTTCGGTGGATGAGACCGAACGACCCGATCGAGGAGCTCACGCACGACCATCGACAGCTGACGGAGCTCGTCTTCGTCGTCCGGGCGCGACTCGCCGCGCGCGATGAGGGCGAGGACGGGTGGTCCGCGCTCGTCGCCGCGATCGAGCAGCTCCTGGACGAGCTCGTCACGCACGCCGCACGCGAAGAGGAGGGGCTCTTCCCGTTCGTCGCGGCGAACGCGCCGGATCTCGAGCCGCGCGCGCGAACGCTGCAAGCGTCGCACGACGCGACCTGTGGCACGGTGAGTCGCCTCGCCCATGCGGTGGGGCGCCTCAGCGGAGCGCACGACGAGGAGCTCACCGCGTGCCGCGAGCTGTTCGCGCGGTTCGAAGAGCTCTATGCCCGGCACGCGCAGGACGAAGCCGCGATCCTGGACGAGCTCGACCGCACGCTGAACGAGGCCCAGCGCCAGGAGCTTCGCGCCGCGCTCGCCGGGCTCTGAGCACGGGCCGCCGTGCGGGGCGGACCTCGCGCTTCGGGTGCCAGGGGAGTGCGTCGCAGACAGCTTCGCGCTCGGTTTTTGGGTCGGGTGTGGATGGGGCGCGCGCGGGCTGGAGCAGGCGCCGTGCTACGTTCGCGTGCATGCCGCTCTTCTCCCGGCCCGACGGCGACCTGCTGCGCGACGTTCACCGGGTCCGCGCCCTGATGCCTCACCTGATGCCGGGCCGCACCGAGTCATTCGTCCTCCATGAGATGACCGTAGACCTGAGCCGCACGCTGCCGTTCCTCGCCGAGTTCAACGCAGCGCGGGGCGACGCGCCCAAGGCCACGTTGTTCCACCTCGTGCTGCACGGCCTAGCGCGCGTGTTGCACGAGAAGCCTGGCCTGAACCGGTTTGTCTCGGGTGGGCGATTCTACCAGCGACGCGGCGTGTGGCTCTCGTTCGCCGCCAAGAAGAGCTTCGACGAGCGCGCGCCGTTGCTCACGATCAAGGCCGAGTTCCCACAGGGCGCGGCCTTGGCGGACAGCGTCGCCCGCGTCACGGGCGGCGTGGGCGAGGGCCGCACGGGCCCGCCGCGCCCCGTGGACAAGGAGGCGCGCGTCCTCGCCGCGCTCCCCGCCTTTCTCCTGCGGGCCATATTGGCGGCCGGGCGCCTCCTCGACCGATGGAACCTGCTGCCGCGCGCCATGATCGCCACGGACCCCTTGTTCTGCAGTTGCTTCGTGGCCAATCTCGGATCGGTGGGGATCGACCGCACGTACCACCACCTGTTCGAGTGGGGGAACGCGCATCTGTTTTGCGTCGTCGGCGCGGTGAAGAAGCACATCTTCATCGAGGGCGGCGCCCCCGTCGTCCGAGACGCGGTGCAGTTGTTCTTCACGTTCGACGAGCGGGCGAACGACGGCTTCTATTGCATGCGGGCGCTGGCGACGCTCCGGGAGGCGCTCGAGGATCCGACGGGGCGCGCCGACTCGTAGCCGCGGGCGCCAGCGCGGGGGGGGCGAGCCGCGGGGGATCGCAGATAGACGCATGGGCGCACCCCCGCGGACGGAGTGCGGCCAACCAGCGTGCGATCTTTGATATCGGTTAAGAGCCTCCCGTCGCCCTGCGCCAAGATGAGGCCATGAAGCCCAGGGGCGTGGCGTGGGGGTTGCTGCTGCTGTCGTCGGGCCTCGTGCCGTTCGCGGGCTGCTCGAGCGAGCCGGCAGGCAGTGCGGCCGAGGCGGGGCCCACCCCCACGGGCACGTCGACCGGCACGACGCCCACTCCGGGGGCCGACGCCGGCGCCGACGCGCCGCCCACTCCACCCGCAGACGCGAGCGCCGACGCCCCCGCCGACGCCCCGCCGAGCGGGGGCGCACAAGATCGTGTATACTACAGCAACGCGTTCGGGTTCGCGTATCTGCCGATCGCCGGCGGTGCGCCCGTGGTCGTCGACGCGGATCTGAAGAACGCGCTCCGCGTGCGCCTCTCCCCGGATCGCAAGCGCGTGGCCACGACGGGCGGCTTCGGGGCGACCACGTCGACCGTCTACGACCGCGCGAACGCGAAGGTCGCGACTCTGCCCGGCGTGTTCATCGGCTGGGCCGACAACGACACCGTGCTCTACGGGGCCGCCGGTGGCGTGGGGAACCAGGGCTTCGCCGACCTCCGCCGAGCGCGCTTCGACGGCTCGGGGGAGCAGACCGTGTACCGCACGACGGGGGCGGCGCTCTTCCGCGTCGGCACGAGCCCACTCTCCGCCGATGGAGGCCGCCTCGCGGTCTGGCACATCGACGGGACCACCTATTCCGTGAAGGTCGTCTCGACCACCGACGGCGCCGAGGTGGGCTCGACCTCGGTGGGCGGCGCGTCGAACCCCGTCAATGGGCCGCTCTACACGCGGGACGGGAGCGTCGTGTGGGCCGCCGCCATCAGCCCGACGAGCTACCAAATCGCGTCACCCACGCTGACGGCTCCTCGCACGGTGACCGCTCCCGGCGCGCTCGCTGGCGGCAACGGAAACGGTGCGTTCGCGCCATGGATCGGCGACGCCTTCCTGCTGGGGGCGGAGGTCATCGGCGGTGGCGGCCTACGCCAGAGCAAGCTCTTCGCGGCGAGGTCGGACGGCGCGGCGCCCGTCGAGCTCAGCGGGCTCGGCGTGCTGGGAAACCTGCTCGTGGAGCGCGTGAAGGTCTCCGCCGACGGAGGCAAGATCGTCTACAACCTGGGCAAGATCATCTGGACGGCCAGGGTCGACGGGACTGACGCGCGGCAGCTTGGGGACGTGACCATCGACCCGCAGACGCTCGCCTGGTGACGACCGCCGGCTGAACATCGCGGCGCCCCGCCCGCGGGCGACGACGTCGCGGGGGGCGACTTCATGTTCGCGCCGCAGCGGCTCGACGCCGAACGGGCCCATGTTTGCTCGGGAGTGGGGGTCAGCGGACCATGGCGAGCTGACTCACCCGCTCGACGGGCCTCGTGTGCCCGGCAGGTCGTGATAGGGACTTATCCTTCATGTCCTCTACTAGCTAAGTTTGATCACGAGCGGGGTTCTTTTGCTAGCGAATCCTCTTCCAGGGGACTAGCGACGGACGGCGCCGTGCGGTGTCCCCTCGCCGAAGCCCGCCGCGGTCTGCACGCCGACCACCGCGCGCTCGTGCAGCTCGTCGACCGTGCGCGCTCCCACGTAGGTGAACGCGGACTGCACGCCCGTGATGACGTCGATGAGGATCGCGCCCACGCTCTCCTGCCCTTCGCGCATGTAGATGCGGGAGCTCGAGATGCCCTCGCGGAAGAAACCCTTCTTCGCCCGCTCGAACGCGTCATGGTCGGCGGTGCGCTCGCTCACCGCGCGGCCGCTCGCCATGCCGTAGTTCTCCTTGTAGAGCAGGCCGTCGCGGTCTTCCTTCACGTCGCCAGGGCTCTCGTAGGTGCCAGCGAGCGCGGTGCCCACCATCACGCGCGACGCGCCGGACGCGAGGTAGAGCGCCACGTCGCGCGGGTGCCTCACGCCGCCGTCGGCCCACACGTGCTTGCCGAGGGCGCGCGCGGCCTTGGCGCACGCGAGCACGGAGGTGAACGTCGGGCGTCCCGCGCCGGTCTGCATGCGCGTCGTGCACATGGCGCCGGGCCCCACGTTGACCTTCACGATGTCGGCGCCTGCCTCGATGAGCGCGCGCGTCCCCTCCGCGGTGCATACATTGCCCGCGACGAGGGGCACGGCGGCGCCCACGACGAGGCGCACCGCCCGCAGGGTCTCCAGCATGCGGCGCTGGTGGCCGTGCGCGGTGTCGACGACGAGGACCTCGACGCCCAGCTCGAGCAGCCTCGCCGCCACGTCGGGCGCCTGCGCGGAGATGCCTATCGCGGCGCCCACCATCAGGGTGCCCGTCGGCCCGAGCGCGGGCCGGAGCAGCTCGAGCCGGACCGCGTCGTCCCGCGTCAGCACACCGAGCAAGCGGCCCTCGTCGTCGAGCACGGGCGCCGCCTTCACGCGGGCCTCCTCCATGAGCAGAAAGGCGTCGCGGTTCGAGAGCCCGGCGCGCAGCGCGACGAGGCGCTTGGACATGAGGCGCGCGGCGGGGGTGTACTGATCGCGGTCGCGGAGATCGGCCTGCGTTACCAGCCCGAGCGGTCGCCGCTCGTCGTCCACCACCACGACGAGGTCGTGCGAGCGCTTGCGGATGATGCCCTGCACGTCACGCAGCGTCGCGCGCGGCGAGACCGAAAGGGGCGTGTCGTAGCGAGGATCGGCCGCGTGGATGTGGCGAACGATGCGCTCCACCGTGTCCAGGTCCATGTCCTGCGGCAGGACGCCGAGCCCACCGAAGCGGGCCATGGTCTCCGCCATGCGCTTGCCCGTCACGGCGTTCATGTTCGCCGACACGATCGGGTGCGCGCCGCCCGGAAAGTCCGGCGGAGTGAGGTCGGTCTCGAGGCGCGAGGCGCCGTCGAAGTAGCCGGGCGTGAGGAACACGTCCTCGGTGGAGAGCTCGAGCTGTTCGTCGTGGGCGGGGTGGAGGAAGCGCATTGGTAGATTCAGCTTTCTGCCACGCGAAGGTGGCCGTATGCAAAACCCCTCTCGACGCCCTCGGCCGTCGGGATCTCTCCCGCTCGGCTGGGGCCCGCTACCCGGCGCTCCGACGCCCAGTCTCCTGTCACAGAAAATCGCGAACGACGACCTGCCAAGACCAAAGCCAACCACCGCTGCGCGCGCGCACTGGCGTGCCTGGCCCGCGGCGCGCACGGTGGGCAAGGGCACCGCCGAGGTGTTTGCCCACTACGACCAGTTCGAGGGCACGACCGCGGGGCTCGATGCGCTCTGCCTGCGCTTTGGCGACCGCGTGGTCACCCGCTGGGAGGGGGTGGGAGGAGGTCCCGGGCGTGCTCGACTCCAACGTGATTGGCCTAGTCTCCTGGAAGCGTGATCCCTTCCAGAAGTCGCGCGGCTCGGCCTTTCGCCACAGGGGAGCGAGGGGGTGTCCCGTCTTCGGCGGCGATGGGAGGATACTCATGTTCGAGGGTCGGCGTTCTCGCGCGGTCACACCCGAAACCACTGTCCCCTGAGCGCAAAGCGCCGCCTCCACCGCGCGGAACGACGTCCGAGTTGAGGACGGGCCCGCCGCCGCCGAAAACGGGGCACCCCATCGCTCCTCGGCATGACACCGAAGACCGGACTGCTGATACGAACCACGACTCCAGGGGACTAGTGTGGGCGAGCGCTTCACCACCCATCGCATCTTCTGGGGACTCGACGCGGCGGACCAGCCGGTGTGGCTGATCGCCAACTTCGGTCCTCGAAGTAGCGACGCGCTCCTTCACGAATTCTCGCGCTCTTCGCGTCCAAGCCGGCGCGCCGCGCGTGCTCACACCTTCGACCAGCCGAGCGGGCCAAACGTGTGATCGCAGAGCGCGTCCCCCCAGTTCTCCGTGAGAAGGACCACGTGCGGATCGAGGATATGGGAGGTGCTCCCGAGCGCGTGTCGAATGTCCTCGACCTCGTACTCTACGGGCTCGAAGACGGCGCCGTTCTTGGCGAGCCAGAGCTCGTCCGGGAAGGGCCTCTCGAGATCGCACGTGCTCCCAGGCCGCGGGCAGTCGAAGCAGAGCTTGGTCTCGAGGTCCTCGAACTTCCACACGTGCCGCATCCCACGCGTCACGTAGTGACTCCCCGTGTCGGTCAGCAAGAACACACGAGTCCGTTCGACGCTCTTCTTGGCGAGCCAGCGCAGCACGGCGCCCATGCGGAAGCCGCCGTGTCCATAGCCGTGGAAGGACTCCAGCGTCTCTCGCGTGAGGGGCGCGCCGCGCTCCTTCACGCGGAACATGCGGACCTTCTCGGGGCCGCCGTCGATGCACCCGTAGATCGCCAGCGGGGCGCCGTCGCCGAGCTGAGTCGCGAGGTCCTCGATCCAGCCGACCGCGCGCTCGAGCGGCCGCGCGCCGTCGGGGCGGTAGTGAACCATCGAGACGCTGAGATCCACGACCACGGTCGCCTGCACGTCGGTCGCCTGGATCTCCCGACCGCGGAACACCCGGCCGTCCACCGCGCCGCCCGCGCGCTTCGTCGCGAGGAGCCGCACGAGCCTCGTCGGAGAGAGGCGCGCGCCGCTCATGCGGAACGACGAGGACGCCACCGGGCGCGTGGTCGCGACGGCCACCTCGCTCCGCACCGCGCGCCCCACCACGCCCGCACGGCGAGGGTCCCACACGTGCAGTTCGACGCTCGCGCCGTCCTCGCGGACGCGGGCCTTCCAGAAGTCGTACTCGGGGACGATCTCGCCCTCTGTGGAGAGCGACGAGAACATGTCGAGGTTCATGCGAGGACGCACCTCGGCCGGTTCGCGGCGACCGAGCGGTCGGAGGTCGACGCGGCGCTCGTAGCTCTCTTGTGGCACCGGGCGGCGGCGCGTGAGCTCCGACACGAGCTGCGCGCGATCGCCCGGCCCGACGTGCCTCACGAACCAGAGGCAGAGGTCG is from Myxococcales bacterium and encodes:
- a CDS encoding HD domain-containing protein, with translation MNTANAAPPAAGPSIDAAMDALEQAADAAERGVRAGTLLLVSPDDLREAAKLDRVAVRARLDRVVMGADPELGLDTLLENGALGAIFPEVHALVGFGDGEWRHKDVWKHTKQVVRQAVPRLEVRWASLFHDIGKVKTRSISPEGKVHFLGHAEVGARMFDKAERRLALFTPEQALRDTVRWLVLHHLRANQYDPEWTDSAVRRFARELGVHLEDLLCLARADITTKRPEKKRKGLSQIEELAARITRLAAEDAVQPPLPKGVGDFVMKAFGLPPSRVIGDIKRALEKAIESGELEPHLPSEDYVAFVAKEPARFGLDPAAKRRDAAE
- a CDS encoding hemerythrin domain-containing protein produces the protein MRPNDPIEELTHDHRQLTELVFVVRARLAARDEGEDGWSALVAAIEQLLDELVTHAAREEEGLFPFVAANAPDLEPRARTLQASHDATCGTVSRLAHAVGRLSGAHDEELTACRELFARFEELYARHAQDEAAILDELDRTLNEAQRQELRAALAGL
- a CDS encoding GuaB1 family IMP dehydrogenase-related protein → MRFLHPAHDEQLELSTEDVFLTPGYFDGASRLETDLTPPDFPGGAHPIVSANMNAVTGKRMAETMARFGGLGVLPQDMDLDTVERIVRHIHAADPRYDTPLSVSPRATLRDVQGIIRKRSHDLVVVVDDERRPLGLVTQADLRDRDQYTPAARLMSKRLVALRAGLSNRDAFLLMEEARVKAAPVLDDEGRLLGVLTRDDAVRLELLRPALGPTGTLMVGAAIGISAQAPDVAARLLELGVEVLVVDTAHGHQRRMLETLRAVRLVVGAAVPLVAGNVCTAEGTRALIEAGADIVKVNVGPGAMCTTRMQTGAGRPTFTSVLACAKAARALGKHVWADGGVRHPRDVALYLASGASRVMVGTALAGTYESPGDVKEDRDGLLYKENYGMASGRAVSERTADHDAFERAKKGFFREGISSSRIYMREGQESVGAILIDVITGVQSAFTYVGARTVDELHERAVVGVQTAAGFGEGTPHGAVRR